DNA sequence from the Vicinamibacterales bacterium genome:
GGGGGTCAGGTCTGCAAACGGGCGCACCGGGGGTCAGGTCTGCAAACGGGCGCACCGGGGGTCAGGTCTGCAGACGGGCGCACCGGGGGTCAGGTCTGCAGACGGGCGGACCGGGGCTCAGGTCTGCAGACGGGCGCACCGGGGGTCAGGTCTGCAGATGGGCCCACCGGGGTCAGGTCTACAAGCGGGCGCACCAGGGAGGAGGCAGGTCTACAAACGGGCGCACCTGGGGGTCAGGTCTACAAAGCAGGCGGGGTCAGGTCTCGAAACGAAGGGGTCAGGGCTGGCTTTCAACCGCTGCAACGACGGTATCGCGCTGGGCGCCCGCCGCATTCGCGCGGACGAGGCGCCCGACGGAACGGGCGGACAGTCCGGCGCACTCCGCGATCTCCTTGATCGAGTACTCCGCGGCGAACGCGTCGATGATTCCGCCGTGCAGACCCGCTCCGCGCGTCAGCGCATCCGCCAGCAGCGTTACCAACGGGGGGGTCCCAATCCGCCGCTCGCGCGCGGGGACCTCTCGTGACGCGCGCCGAGCCTCCGCCGAGAACTGCCGCGCGAATTCGTCACTGCCGATGACGCGCCGATCGCTCCGGACCAGCGCCGCCATCTCCTCGTCGCCCTGGTCATCCACATACTCCAGGAGCCGCGCCAATGAAAGGCGCGTATCGGGATCGATCGCGGTGAGCAGCGACGGGACGTCAACGCACGTTGACGCCGTCCCGCAAAGCGCCGGGTAACTGCTCCATCGCCACCCTCCAGGGTGTGAGACAAGGTGCGCGCGCACGGGATTCAACAGTACGTAGCGGCAGAGACGGACGAGATAGGTGCAGGCCTCGACGATCTGCGCCTTGAAGCGCGCCTGGTAGACGTGTCCCACATGTCCGTGACGTCTGTTCCACCATTGTGCGTAGGTGCCGTTCAGTTGCCGGACGGCGCCCGACAGGTTCGGGCAGCGCGTTCGGAACACGGCGTGATAGTGCGTCGGCATCACGCAGTACAGCCAAAGATCCAGCCGGTAGTTCTCACGCACGTCCGACAGAATCGAGACAAACCGCGCGTAGTCGAGATCGTCGAGAAAGATGCGCATCTTGTTATTGCCGCGCGACATTACGTGGTAGATGAGGCCGGCACGCTGGATGCGGAGAGGTCGAGACATACCGTCCGTCAGTCCAGAATCGCGCCAAGTCGGCTGGCGCAAAATACGCCGCAAATCGAAGGACTCGTCAGCGTCAGCGGCGGAAGCGTCAACCGCAGTCACCCGAGCTGCGGCCCGTTCGCAGACCTGGCACCGATAAGCGCCCGTCCGCAGACCTGGCACCGATAAGCGCCCGTCCGCAGACCTGGCACCGATAAGCGCCCGTCCGCAGACCTGGCACCGGCAGGCGCCCGTTCGCAGACCTGGCACTGGTAGGCGCACGTTCGCAGACCTGGCACCACGGCACCACGGCAGCGGACGGCGCTACGACCGGTGGTAGTAGACGACGGGGCCTGCGTAGAATCCCTTCACGCAGAATGACCGTGAAACTGCTCTATGCCATGTCTTTGAGCCTCCTGTCGTTCGGCGCCGATGCCGAGGCTCAGACGCCGACCCGGTTTCAGGGACGCGTCGTCAGCGGCGCCGGCGAGAGCCCGGTCGCCGGCGCGACCGTATCGATCGTCGGCGTGAACGGGTCCGCGCAGACCGACACGGACGGCCGCTTCGACTGGGCGCCGGCGCCGGCCGTGCCGTTCCAGTTGATCATCGTGCTCCCCGACGGCGCCGTCGCGCAGCCGGTCATCGTCGACGCCCTGCAGGACGGGTCGACGACCATACGCATCAAATCGCTGGCCGACGAGGCCGTCACCGTGCTCGGCGCGGCGCCCAGCATCACGACCGCGCCGGCATCCGCGACCACCGTGCTGTCCGCAACCCAGGTGTCGCAGCGGAATCCTGAAAACCTGATGCAGGCGCTCGAAACGGTGCCCGGACTCAATCAGGTAGCCGAGGGGCACGCGTCGGTTCCCGCGGTGCGCGGGCTCGCGCGCGGCCGGACGTTGTTTCTCATCGACGGCGGCCGCGTGACCGCGGAACGGCGCGTCGGGCCGAGCGGAACCTTCCTGGACCCCTCAGTGATCGAAGGGATCGACATCGCTCGCGGGCCCGGCACCGTCGCCTACGGATCGGACGCGCTGGGGGGCGTCATCTCCGTGCGGACCCGGCAGGCCGCGCCGGGCACGCCGCTGCGGACGACGATCAGCGGCACGTTCGGCACCGGGATCCCCGAAGCGCGGGGCTCCGTGGAAGTCGCGAAGGGGTTCGCGCGGGGCGGGGTGCTGGTCCAGGCGCACGTCCGCAACGCCGAGGACTACGCCGGCCCGGAGACGGACGTCTTCAACTCCGGCTGGGAGGATCAGGGCTTTCTCGTCAATGCCCAGCACACCGTCGGCCGCGGCATCCTGTCCGGCGCCTGGCAGAGCGATTTCGGACGCGACTTCGAGCGGCCGCGCAACAACTCGCGGACGGTGCGCTTCTACTACCCGTTCGAGAACTCGCATCGCTTCACCGCGTCGTACAAGCTGCCCGACGTCGGCGGCTTCCGCCAGGTGGCCTTCACCGGATTTCTCGGCGGCTACGAGCAGCGCACCGATCAGGATCGGTTTCCGACGGCGACGACCGGCCGCAGCATCGAGCGCGCGGACGTGTCAGCCAACGACTTCCACGTCAAGGGCACCGCCGAGCGTCTGGCCGGAGGAGCGCGCATCGAATTCGGCGTCGACGTGAACGGCCGCTTCGGTCTCGAGGCGCTCGACATCACCCAGGCCTACGCCGTCGGCGGCGCGCTCACCACCGACACCACCACCGTCTCCGTCGAGAACGCGCGCCGCGTCGATGCCGGCCTGTACCTGCAAGCCGAAACGGCGCTCGGCCCGATGGCGCGCGTGTCCGGCGGCGTCCGGGCGGATCGGGTGACCACCCGCAACACCGGCGGCTCTTTCGGCGATCGGTCGACGGCGAACACCGCCGGGTCGGGGTTCGGCGCCGTGACGCTCGGACCCTACGAGGGATTCAGCGTCACCGCCCAGCTGTCGCGCGGCTTCCGCGATCCCGTCCTGTCGGACCGCTACTTCCGCGGTCCGTCGGGACGCGGATTCATCACCGGCAATCCGGATCTGGAGCCGGAAACGAGCCTGCAGTTCGATTTCGCGACCCGCTACACCGTCGCGCGCACGCAGGTCGCCGCGTACTTCTACGACTACCGCATCACCGATCTGATCGAGCGATATTCGACCCAGACCGATTTCTTCTTCTTCAGGAACCGCGGGCGCGCGCGGCTGCGCGGGTTCGAGGTCGAGGCGCGGTCCGAGGTCGGGCGCGGGTATTCGATCGAAGCCGGGGCGCAGATCGCGCGCGGACGGGCGCTCGACGACGACGCCAACCTCGATGACGTGTCGCCGGTGACGCTCAGCGGCGCGCTGCGCAAGGAGATCCAGGACCGCGGCTACGCCCAGCTCCGCATCGCCTGGTTCGCGGACGACACGCGGCCCGGGCCGAGCGAGATCGCCGCGCCCGGCGCCACCCTGCTGGACCTCGGCGGCGGCTGGCGGCTCGCCCCGCAAGTGGAGCTGCGGGGATACGCGCGCAACCTGCTGAACGAGACCTACTACGCCAGTCCGGATCCGCGCTTCGTGCCCGCGCCGGGCCGCTCCGCGAGCCTCAGCGCCGTCGTCAGGTTCTAGTCGCGCCCGTCACGTTCCGGCCGCGGACTCGCCGCCCACTGCAGCTTCTCGCGCAGCAGATCGAAATACGATCGCCGCGCCGACTTCACCATGCGCACCGGGCGCGGCGCGCGGCGGACGGTAATCAGATCGTTCTCGTGGAGCTCGAAGCCGCGCTGCCCGTCGAAGGTGACGAACACCTCGTCGCGCGCATCCATGATCGGCCGCACGTGCACCTGGGACGATCCGGGAATGACCACCGGACGATTGGTCAGGGTGTGCGGCGCAATCGGCGTCAGGACCATCGCGTCGACTGCGGGGTGCACGATCGGCCCGCCGGCGGCGAGGTTGTAGGCCGTCGATCCGGTCGGGCTCGCGATGATCAGCCCGTCGGCGCGGAAGCGCGTCACCGGCGCCTCGCCGACGGTGACCGAGATCTCGATGATGCGCGACAGCGCCCCTTTGGTGATGACGATGTCGTTGAGGACGGTGTGGTCGGCGAACACGCCGTGCTGCCGCACCGTCCGCGCCGTCAGCATGCTGCGCGGTTCGAGCGTGGCGCGTCCCTCGAGGGTCGCCTCGAGCGCGTCGTACAGCTCCGGCAGCGTGATCTCGGTGAGGAAACCGAGGCTGCCGTAGTTGACGCCGAGGATCGGCACGTCGACGTCGGCCGCCGCGACGCGCGCCGCCATGCCGATCAGCGTGCCGTCGCCGCCGAGCACGACGATCAGGTCGCACTCGCGCGGCAGGTTGTCGCGCGTCACCGTCGGGCGGTCCGGCGGCACGCCGGCAAGCAGCGCGGTCTCCTCCTCGAATACCGCCCGCACGTCGCGGGCCTCGAGCCACCCCGCCAGCTCGGCGATGACGCCTGACGCCGCGGTGAGCCCGCGCTTCGCCGTCAGGCCGACGCGGGTCATGGGGCAGGGACGCTCGGCGCTCACGGTCAATGCCGCCGGAGATGGAGGAAGAACTCGCGGTTCCCCTCCGTGCCGGTGATGGGCGACTCGGTCATGGCGATGCGGGTCAATCCTAGCGCATCCGCCGCCGCCGACACGTCCTCGACGACGCGCGAGTGCACGGCGGTGTCGCGCACCAGTCCGCCCCTGCCCACCTCCTCGCGGCCGGCCTCGAACTGCGGCTTCACCAGCACGACCAGGTCGGCGCCGCCGGCGAGCAGCGGGACGATCGCCGGCAGCACCTGGCGCACCGAGATGAACGACAGGTCCATCGTCACGATGTCGAAGGCTCGCGCGTCCTCGGGAAGCTGCGCCGGCGTGAGCAGCCGCGCGTTCACCCGCTCGAGCACCGCGACGCGCGGATCCGAGCGAAGACGCCAGTCGAGTTGTCCGTGGCCGACGTCCAGGGCGACGACCCGCCGCGCGCCGCGGCGGAGCAGCACGTCCGTGAAGCCGCCCGTCGATGCGCCGACGTCGAGCGCGAGACGGCCGCGGACGTCGAGGGCGAAGACGTCGAGCGCGTGCGCCAGCTTCACGCCGCCGCGGCCGACGTAGGGGTGGTCCGGTTCGATGAGCGTGATGTCGGCCGTGCCGTCCACCGGCGCGCCCGCCTTCGAGACGACGGCGCCGTTGACGCGCACCCGGCCGGCGAGGATCAGCGCCCGCGCGCGCTCGCGCGAGGCGGCGAGGCCGCGCGCGACCAGAGCGGCGTCGAGGCGCGAAGCGGCCTTCTTCACGACGTCAGTTGGTGCGGCTAATCACCCAGCGGGCGATCGCCGGCAGGTAGCTGTCGCGGAAATCCGCGGCATCCCGCCGCGCGTCGAGCGCGGCGATCGCGCGCTCCACGCAGTCGGCGGCCATTCGGCGGGACGGGTCGAGACCGTACAGAGCCGGGTAGGTCGGCTTGCCGGCGGCGGCGTCCTTGCCGGCGGTCTTGCCGAGCGCCTGGGACGCCCCTTCGACGTCGAGGATGTCGTCGACGATCTGAAACGCGAGCCCGAGCTCGGACGCGTAGCGCTCGATCGCCTGCACCTGCGCGGCCGTCGCGCCGGCCATGATCGCGCCCGCCGCCGCCGACGCGCGGATCAGGGCGCCCGTCTTGCGCGCGTGCATCGCGCGCAGCCCTTCCGCGTCGAACGACGATCCCGATCCCGCCGCCTCGAGATCGATGGCCTGGCCGCCGACCATCCCGCAGGGGCCGGCGGCGTCGGCGACGACGCGGATCGCGTGCAGTTTGCGCGCGGCGAGCGCCGGTTCGGCAGGCTCGCGGGCCATCAGCGCGAACGCTTCGGTGAGCAGTCCGTCGCCGGCGAGAATCGCCTGACCCTCGCCGAAGACGACGTGATTGGTCGGCCGTCCGCGCCGCAG
Encoded proteins:
- a CDS encoding transposase, whose product is MTAVDASAADADESFDLRRILRQPTWRDSGLTDGMSRPLRIQRAGLIYHVMSRGNNKMRIFLDDLDYARFVSILSDVRENYRLDLWLYCVMPTHYHAVFRTRCPNLSGAVRQLNGTYAQWWNRRHGHVGHVYQARFKAQIVEACTYLVRLCRYVLLNPVRAHLVSHPGGWRWSSYPALCGTASTCVDVPSLLTAIDPDTRLSLARLLEYVDDQGDEEMAALVRSDRRVIGSDEFARQFSAEARRASREVPARERRIGTPPLVTLLADALTRGAGLHGGIIDAFAAEYSIKEIAECAGLSARSVGRLVRANAAGAQRDTVVAAVESQP
- a CDS encoding TonB-dependent receptor, with the translated sequence MTVKLLYAMSLSLLSFGADAEAQTPTRFQGRVVSGAGESPVAGATVSIVGVNGSAQTDTDGRFDWAPAPAVPFQLIIVLPDGAVAQPVIVDALQDGSTTIRIKSLADEAVTVLGAAPSITTAPASATTVLSATQVSQRNPENLMQALETVPGLNQVAEGHASVPAVRGLARGRTLFLIDGGRVTAERRVGPSGTFLDPSVIEGIDIARGPGTVAYGSDALGGVISVRTRQAAPGTPLRTTISGTFGTGIPEARGSVEVAKGFARGGVLVQAHVRNAEDYAGPETDVFNSGWEDQGFLVNAQHTVGRGILSGAWQSDFGRDFERPRNNSRTVRFYYPFENSHRFTASYKLPDVGGFRQVAFTGFLGGYEQRTDQDRFPTATTGRSIERADVSANDFHVKGTAERLAGGARIEFGVDVNGRFGLEALDITQAYAVGGALTTDTTTVSVENARRVDAGLYLQAETALGPMARVSGGVRADRVTTRNTGGSFGDRSTANTAGSGFGAVTLGPYEGFSVTAQLSRGFRDPVLSDRYFRGPSGRGFITGNPDLEPETSLQFDFATRYTVARTQVAAYFYDYRITDLIERYSTQTDFFFFRNRGRARLRGFEVEARSEVGRGYSIEAGAQIARGRALDDDANLDDVSPVTLSGALRKEIQDRGYAQLRIAWFADDTRPGPSEIAAPGATLLDLGGGWRLAPQVELRGYARNLLNETYYASPDPRFVPAPGRSASLSAVVRF
- a CDS encoding NAD(+)/NADH kinase, whose amino-acid sequence is MTRVGLTAKRGLTAASGVIAELAGWLEARDVRAVFEEETALLAGVPPDRPTVTRDNLPRECDLIVVLGGDGTLIGMAARVAAADVDVPILGVNYGSLGFLTEITLPELYDALEATLEGRATLEPRSMLTARTVRQHGVFADHTVLNDIVITKGALSRIIEISVTVGEAPVTRFRADGLIIASPTGSTAYNLAAGGPIVHPAVDAMVLTPIAPHTLTNRPVVIPGSSQVHVRPIMDARDEVFVTFDGQRGFELHENDLITVRRAPRPVRMVKSARRSYFDLLREKLQWAASPRPERDGRD
- a CDS encoding TlyA family RNA methyltransferase, with translation MKKAASRLDAALVARGLAASRERARALILAGRVRVNGAVVSKAGAPVDGTADITLIEPDHPYVGRGGVKLAHALDVFALDVRGRLALDVGASTGGFTDVLLRRGARRVVALDVGHGQLDWRLRSDPRVAVLERVNARLLTPAQLPEDARAFDIVTMDLSFISVRQVLPAIVPLLAGGADLVVLVKPQFEAGREEVGRGGLVRDTAVHSRVVEDVSAAADALGLTRIAMTESPITGTEGNREFFLHLRRH
- a CDS encoding farnesyl diphosphate synthase; the protein is MSAPSHDAANPAGDLRGWLEARRNDVDAALERFLPSAPACPARVGEAMRYSLFAGGKRLRPILALAAAEAAGRAHGLHADEARALSLPAACALELIHTYSLVHDDLPAMDDDTLRRGRPTNHVVFGEGQAILAGDGLLTEAFALMAREPAEPALAARKLHAIRVVADAAGPCGMVGGQAIDLEAAGSGSSFDAEGLRAMHARKTGALIRASAAAGAIMAGATAAQVQAIERYASELGLAFQIVDDILDVEGASQALGKTAGKDAAAGKPTYPALYGLDPSRRMAADCVERAIAALDARRDAADFRDSYLPAIARWVISRTN